The proteins below are encoded in one region of Mus caroli chromosome 10, CAROLI_EIJ_v1.1, whole genome shotgun sequence:
- the LOC110302912 gene encoding olfactory receptor 6C3-like has product MKNHSVITEFLLLGISDTPELQFVIFIFLFIAYILSVTGNLTIITLTLLDSQLKTPMYFFLRNFSFLEIMFTSVSIPRFLASIITQDKTISYNNCFAQLFFFISMGVSEFFLLTAMSYDRYVAICKPLHYTLIMNQKVCTLLVLTSWLGGFLTIFPLLMLFLKLDFCASNVIDHFCCDYFPILQLSCSDTWFLETIGFYFAFITLLFTLALVILSYICIINTILRFPSASQRKKAFSTCSSHMIVISISYGSCIFMYVKPSANERASLTKGVALLNTSIAPMLNPFIYTLRNQQVKQAFKDLINKLMFNRNK; this is encoded by the coding sequence ATGAAAAACCACTCTGTGATCACCGAGTTTCTGCTCTTGGGCatatcagacacaccagaacttcagtttgtgatttttatctttttattcattgCTTACATATTAAGTGTCACTGGAAACCTAACCATCATCACTCTCACCTTGCTAGACTCTCAGTTAAAGACTCCTATGTATTTCTTCCTCCGGAATTTCTCCTTCTTAGAAATTATGTTCACTAGTGTTTCCATTCCCAGATTTCTGGCATCAATAATTACCCAAGACAAGACCATTTCCTATAATAATTGTTTTGCTCAGttatttttcttcatctctaTGGGAGTGTCTGAGTTCTTTCTTCTAACTGCCATGTCTTATGATCGCTATGTTGCCATCTGCAAGCCNCTGCACTACACCCTCATCATGAATCAGAAAGTCTGCACCCTTCTTGTCCTCACCTCATGGCTGGGAGGGTTTCTGACCATCTTTCCATTGCTCATGCTGTTTCTCAAGTTAGATTTTTGTGCTTCAAATGTCATTGATCATTTCTGCTGTGACTACTTCCCCATCTTACAGCTCTCCTGCTCAGATACATGGTTTTTAGAGACAATCggcttttattttgcatttattacTCTGCTGTTCACACTGGCTCTAGTGATCTTGTCATACATCTGCATCATCAACACCATTCTGAGGTTCCCATCTGCCAGTCAGAGGAAAAAGGCTTTCTCCACCTGTTCCTCTCACATGATTGTCATCTCCATCTCTTATGGCAGCTGCATTTTCATGTATGTCAAACCTTCTGCAAATGAAAGAGCATCACTGACCAAAGGGGTGGCTCTTCTCAATACTTCAATTGCTCCCATGCTGAACCCTTTTATTTACACCTTGAGAAATCAACAAGTAAAACAAGCCTTCAAGGATTTGATTAATAAACTAATGTTTAATAGAAACAAATGA